The window ATCTGTCAGCGCTCGCTGAGCGCCTGGGTATCGACCATGACGATGAAACGACCGAGACCGAGCTTCGGCGGCGTATATCCATGCGCGGCATTTTTACCGGCGTGTTCAGCGTCAATAATGTGCGTCAGAAAACGAAGGATGCCGTCATTGTGCCGTACCCGACGCGATTACAGCGCGAGCTTTCCCTCCTCGCACAGATAGGCGTTTCAGCCGGGAAGCCGGGCAGCGACTGGGAAACGGTGAGGAAGGGGTATCTCATCATCGATGAGAAACTGTTCATCGAGCAGCTCGAGAAGAACGTCGAGGGTGTGGCCGATCTTTTCGGCTACGATGCTGCCGGCGGTGACGGCATCATCGACGACGGTGCAGCGTTCAAGCTCTCGGAACTCCTCACCCCGTACGTACGAAGCCGCGGCATTCTCGATGATTCCGCGGCCATGGCGAAACAGAAAACGAAGGACGAGGATAA is drawn from Spirochaetota bacterium and contains these coding sequences:
- the fliD gene encoding flagellar filament capping protein FliD, encoding VIVGRIVDFIKAYNNAMLTLNNTTSSPPGESALSGIDDMKKSDLSALAERLGIDHDDETTETELRRRISMRGIFTGVFSVNNVRQKTKDAVIVPYPTRLQRELSLLAQIGVSAGKPGSDWETVRKGYLIIDEKLFIEQLEKNVEGVADLFGYDAAGGDGIIDDGAAFKLSELLTPYVRSRGILDDSAAMAKQKTKDEDKNIEKQTEALSAFRAKREMDYGKMQAEMKKGERMQKQLNMGRND